The following are encoded together in the Raineyella sp. LH-20 genome:
- a CDS encoding polyprenyl synthetase family protein, giving the protein MSAPQTRDAFEAYVRERLDVIETALADAATGSMPFVTEAARHIIAAGGKRFRPLLVVLASALGTPRSAEDLTRAALVMELTHVASLYHDDVMDEAEIRRGAPSANSIWDNSVAILVGDYLFARASDIVADLGVDFVRLQARTFSRLVQGQIAETVGPAEGQDAVGAYLDVVADKTGSLIASSAMFGGMIAGLPQEQVAALAGFGEELGVVFQLSDDIIDITSDSTGKTPGTDLREGVPTLPTLMLADYQDDDSQDLLRTVRGDLSDDDALAEALRRLRGHAVIERAGAEVARRAEIARGHLAALPDGMARDALSELCDTVVNRSA; this is encoded by the coding sequence ATCTCAGCGCCGCAGACCCGGGATGCGTTCGAAGCGTACGTGCGGGAGCGGCTCGATGTGATCGAGACCGCTCTCGCCGACGCTGCGACCGGCTCGATGCCGTTCGTCACCGAAGCCGCCCGGCACATCATCGCCGCCGGCGGGAAGCGGTTCCGGCCGCTGCTCGTCGTCCTGGCCTCCGCTCTCGGCACCCCGCGGTCGGCGGAGGACCTGACCCGGGCCGCGCTGGTGATGGAGCTGACCCACGTGGCCAGCCTTTACCACGACGACGTGATGGACGAGGCGGAGATCCGCCGGGGCGCTCCCAGCGCCAACAGCATCTGGGACAACAGCGTCGCCATCCTCGTCGGCGACTACCTCTTCGCCCGCGCCTCCGACATCGTCGCCGACCTCGGCGTCGACTTCGTCCGGCTGCAGGCCCGGACCTTCTCCCGCCTGGTGCAGGGCCAGATCGCCGAGACCGTCGGTCCCGCCGAGGGCCAGGACGCGGTGGGTGCCTACCTCGACGTGGTGGCCGACAAGACCGGCTCGCTGATCGCCTCCTCGGCGATGTTCGGCGGCATGATCGCTGGACTGCCGCAGGAGCAGGTGGCGGCGCTCGCCGGGTTCGGCGAGGAATTGGGCGTGGTCTTCCAGCTCAGCGACGACATCATCGACATCACCTCCGACAGCACCGGCAAGACGCCCGGCACCGACCTCCGCGAGGGCGTGCCGACCCTGCCGACCCTGATGCTCGCCGACTATCAGGACGACGACTCCCAGGACCTGCTGCGGACGGTCCGTGGTGATCTCTCCGACGACGACGCGCTGGCCGAGGCGCTGCGGCGACTGCGGGGACACGCGGTGATCGAGCGGGCCGGTGCGGAGGTCGCCCGCCGTGCCGAGATCGCCCGCGGACACCTCGCAGCCCTGCCGGACGGGATGGCCAGGGACGCACTGAGCGAGCTCTGCGACACGGTGGTGAACCGCTCGGCCTGA
- a CDS encoding NADH-quinone oxidoreductase subunit J, which yields MIPLVTAQAVAFWLLAPLMVLAALGIVLSRKPVHSALLMAFVMIALAVQYGALDSPFLLAVQIIVYTGAIMMLFLFVVMLVGVDTTDSIVETIKGQRVVAVIAAIALLVLVVVGLSSAVSGTARGLADANSLGNAQGIAGLLFNRYVLVLEAAAALLLIATIGAMVLAHRERTTPKKSQPEQSRERMQAYARTGAHPGGLPSSGVFARHNGVDAPALLPDGSVAEPSVSRTLKLRGVMLQGDNLADPVRESLGEIDPGSEDAVGGRTVAQARADQLAQARADQSEGARAERDQLEAATVADAGSESAEGIEER from the coding sequence ATGATCCCCCTGGTGACCGCCCAAGCGGTGGCCTTCTGGTTGCTGGCACCGCTGATGGTGCTGGCGGCGCTCGGCATCGTGTTGTCGCGCAAGCCGGTCCACTCCGCGCTGCTGATGGCCTTCGTGATGATCGCGCTGGCCGTGCAGTACGGCGCGCTGGACTCGCCGTTCCTGCTGGCCGTGCAGATCATCGTCTACACCGGCGCGATCATGATGCTGTTCCTCTTCGTCGTGATGCTGGTCGGTGTCGACACCACCGACTCGATCGTCGAGACGATCAAGGGACAGCGGGTGGTCGCGGTGATCGCCGCGATCGCGCTGCTGGTCCTGGTGGTCGTCGGCCTGTCGAGCGCGGTGAGCGGGACGGCGCGCGGCCTGGCCGACGCGAACTCGCTGGGCAACGCCCAGGGCATCGCCGGACTGTTGTTCAACCGCTACGTGCTGGTGCTCGAGGCCGCGGCCGCGCTGCTGCTGATCGCGACGATCGGCGCGATGGTCCTCGCCCACCGGGAGCGCACCACGCCGAAGAAGTCCCAGCCCGAGCAGTCGCGAGAGCGGATGCAGGCGTATGCCCGCACCGGCGCCCACCCGGGCGGCCTGCCGTCCTCGGGTGTCTTCGCCCGGCACAACGGTGTCGATGCCCCGGCCCTGCTGCCGGACGGCTCGGTCGCCGAGCCTTCGGTGTCGCGGACCCTGAAGCTGCGCGGTGTGATGCTGCAGGGTGACAACCTGGCCGACCCGGTGCGGGAGAGCCTCGGCGAGATCGATCCCGGCTCCGAGGACGCCGTCGGCGGGCGTACGGTCGCCCAGGCGCGGGCCGATCAGCTCGCCCAGGCGCGGGCCGACCAGTCCGAGGGAGCGCGCGCCGAGCGCGATCAGCTGGAGGCCGCCACGGTGGCGGACGCCGGGTCCGAGTCCGCGGAGGGAATCGAAGAACGATGA
- the nuoK gene encoding NADH-quinone oxidoreductase subunit NuoK gives MNPNNYLILAALLFVIGASGVMLRRNAIVAFMSIELMLNSANLLLVTFSQYWGVLDGQVGALFVMVVAACEVVVGLAIIVSIFRTRRSASVDDANLLKF, from the coding sequence ATGAATCCGAACAACTACCTCATCCTGGCGGCGCTGCTGTTCGTCATCGGCGCCTCCGGCGTGATGCTGCGGCGCAACGCCATCGTCGCCTTCATGTCGATCGAGCTGATGCTGAACAGCGCCAACCTGCTGCTGGTCACCTTCTCCCAGTACTGGGGGGTCCTGGACGGTCAGGTCGGTGCCCTGTTCGTGATGGTGGTCGCGGCCTGCGAGGTCGTGGTCGGCCTCGCGATCATCGTGTCCATTTTCCGTACGCGTCGCTCGGCCTCGGTCGATGACGCCAACCTGCTGAAGTTCTGA
- a CDS encoding energy-coupling factor ABC transporter permease, with protein sequence MHVPDGFLGVPVSVATGAVAAAALGLALRGSRRELGEVGAVRAGLTACFIFAAQMVNFPVAAGTSGHLLGGALAVTLVGPWTAVLVMSCVLVVQALVFADGGVTALGTNIVLMAVVGVGVATVVSYGLMALLGRRARRQHAGRPGGSQGQGRSVVAASMAGAFVSVPAAAAAFCLLYAIGGAVPMPIGALTVAMVGTHLLIGIGEALITGAVVGAVLAVRPDLVRLAGGERAQVAAVTLADGTVVLHSVHSAADRTDPAVGAWARQRPVGRRGLLLAAAAAVVIAGGLSLMASTSPDGLEHVAAALGFASSATSPVVHSSLADYGIAGLGAVGTSLAGVAGVALTLGLGLLVTGLVRRGRPLAGEVEVDVAGSAEYPAHAADRSAPSGEVSPGFGEVSRGFGEVSPGSGGLSRGSGDPSRPTGDL encoded by the coding sequence ATGCACGTGCCCGACGGATTCCTCGGCGTCCCCGTCTCGGTGGCCACCGGCGCCGTGGCGGCCGCCGCCCTCGGCCTGGCCCTGCGCGGCTCTCGTCGTGAGCTCGGCGAGGTCGGGGCGGTGCGCGCCGGCTTGACTGCGTGTTTCATCTTCGCCGCGCAGATGGTCAACTTCCCTGTCGCCGCCGGCACCTCGGGACACCTCCTCGGCGGTGCCCTCGCGGTGACACTGGTGGGGCCGTGGACCGCCGTACTGGTGATGTCCTGCGTCCTGGTGGTGCAGGCGCTCGTGTTCGCCGACGGCGGGGTGACGGCTCTGGGTACGAACATCGTGCTGATGGCCGTGGTCGGCGTAGGGGTCGCCACCGTGGTGTCGTACGGCCTGATGGCGCTCCTCGGCCGCCGGGCGCGGAGACAGCACGCCGGGCGTCCGGGCGGGTCCCAGGGACAGGGCCGAAGCGTCGTCGCGGCGAGCATGGCCGGGGCGTTCGTGTCCGTCCCCGCGGCGGCAGCCGCCTTCTGTCTGCTCTATGCGATCGGCGGCGCGGTGCCGATGCCGATCGGCGCCCTCACCGTCGCGATGGTGGGCACCCACCTGCTGATCGGCATCGGCGAGGCACTGATCACCGGGGCCGTGGTCGGCGCGGTGCTCGCTGTGCGCCCCGACCTGGTCCGGCTGGCGGGCGGGGAACGCGCGCAGGTGGCCGCTGTGACATTGGCCGACGGCACTGTGGTGTTGCACTCGGTGCACTCGGCCGCTGATCGTACGGATCCCGCTGTCGGGGCCTGGGCGAGGCAGCGTCCGGTCGGCCGGCGGGGCCTTCTGCTCGCTGCAGCGGCGGCGGTGGTGATCGCCGGCGGGCTGAGCCTGATGGCCTCGACCAGCCCGGACGGTCTGGAGCATGTCGCGGCCGCCCTCGGCTTCGCAAGCAGTGCGACCTCGCCGGTGGTGCACTCCTCGTTGGCCGACTACGGCATCGCCGGTCTGGGCGCGGTCGGGACGTCGCTGGCCGGCGTGGCCGGTGTCGCGCTGACTCTGGGACTCGGTCTGCTGGTCACCGGATTGGTCCGTCGGGGGCGCCCGCTGGCCGGTGAGGTCGAGGTCGACGTCGCGGGATCGGCGGAGTACCCGGCGCATGCGGCCGATCGGTCGGCACCGTCCGGGGAGGTGTCGCCAGGCTTCGGGGAGGTGTCGCGAGGCTTCGGGGAGGTGTCGCCAGGCTCGGGGGGCCTGTCGCGGGGCTCGGGAGACCCGTCGCGGCCCACGGGAGACCTCTGA
- the nuoH gene encoding NADH-quinone oxidoreductase subunit NuoH, which yields MIPLDLSLFGHDPVWLVIVKVIIWFVFILLATIFNVWLERRTLGRMQQRIGPNFAGPFGLIQALGDGLKLLFKEDVTPKLADRFVFKLAPFIMTVVAFGTFSLIPFGGTVKMFGHQTQLQLVDTPAAVLLYLALTSIAVYGVVLAGWSSSSTYALLGGLRSTASMISYEIAMGLSLVSVFLYAGTMSTSEIVQAQARPLQFGAAQWQGSMGWYFLLLIPSFIIYVISMFAETNRQPFDLPEAEGELGSGYMTEYSGMTYALFFLSEYINMFMVSCVATTLFMGGYLPIWPFNNIGVLNNPWLGPVWFLIKAYMFMFLFIWVRATIPRIRYDQLMRLGWKWLIPVSLGWTMLVAVFRVGIADGWLGSRGFWITAIVVAAVLIALLLFGGPRETAVEEEPTAFDPYAGGYPVPPIGDQKVPGLVDVVSSAADEPARAVLSETSDSQRRADS from the coding sequence ATGATCCCGCTGGACCTCTCCCTGTTCGGTCACGACCCGGTGTGGTTGGTGATCGTCAAGGTGATCATCTGGTTCGTGTTCATCCTGTTGGCGACGATCTTCAACGTCTGGCTGGAGCGGCGCACGCTCGGTCGCATGCAGCAGCGCATCGGACCGAACTTCGCCGGCCCGTTCGGCCTGATCCAGGCCCTCGGTGACGGTCTGAAGCTGCTGTTCAAGGAAGACGTGACGCCGAAGCTGGCGGACCGCTTCGTGTTCAAGCTGGCGCCGTTCATCATGACGGTGGTCGCCTTCGGCACCTTCTCGCTGATCCCCTTCGGCGGCACGGTGAAGATGTTCGGGCACCAGACCCAGCTGCAGCTGGTGGACACCCCCGCGGCGGTGCTGCTCTATCTCGCGCTCACCTCGATCGCCGTGTACGGCGTGGTGCTCGCCGGCTGGTCGTCCTCCTCGACGTACGCCCTGCTCGGCGGCCTGCGCTCGACCGCGTCGATGATCTCCTACGAGATCGCGATGGGTCTGTCGCTGGTGTCGGTCTTCCTCTACGCCGGGACGATGTCGACCAGTGAGATCGTCCAGGCCCAGGCCCGACCGCTGCAGTTCGGTGCGGCCCAGTGGCAGGGCTCGATGGGCTGGTACTTCCTGCTGCTCATCCCGTCGTTCATCATCTACGTGATCTCGATGTTCGCCGAGACGAACCGTCAGCCGTTCGACCTCCCGGAGGCCGAGGGCGAGCTGGGGTCGGGCTACATGACGGAATACTCCGGCATGACGTACGCCCTGTTCTTCCTCTCCGAGTACATCAACATGTTCATGGTGTCCTGCGTGGCCACCACGCTGTTCATGGGCGGCTACCTGCCGATCTGGCCGTTCAACAACATCGGCGTGCTGAACAATCCGTGGCTGGGTCCGGTCTGGTTCCTGATCAAGGCCTACATGTTCATGTTCCTGTTCATCTGGGTCCGGGCCACCATCCCGCGGATCCGGTACGACCAGCTGATGCGGCTGGGCTGGAAGTGGCTCATCCCGGTGTCCCTGGGGTGGACGATGCTCGTCGCGGTGTTCCGCGTCGGCATCGCCGATGGCTGGCTCGGCAGCCGCGGTTTCTGGATCACCGCCATCGTCGTCGCGGCGGTGCTGATCGCCCTGCTGCTCTTCGGCGGGCCGCGGGAGACGGCCGTGGAGGAGGAGCCGACGGCGTTCGACCCGTACGCCGGGGGCTACCCGGTGCCGCCGATCGGCGACCAGAAGGTGCCCGGCCTGGTCGACGTGGTCAGCTCGGCGGCCGACGAGCCGGCCCGCGCGGTCCTGTCCGAAACGTCCGACTCCCAGCGAAGGGCTGATTCCTGA
- the nuoN gene encoding NADH-quinone oxidoreductase subunit NuoN, with protein sequence MNTSMDYAGLLTAILPVVIVFAGASLSLLAEAVLPRRARWGTQLGLSLVVLAAAFASSIAMYGSSSLAQDQTAMVMVDRPALGLWMLLTVFGLLSILLFAEREVYGGVSAFTPSGAAIPGSLDEKAAGEARHEHSEVFTLLLFSVTGMMLFLAADDLMMMFVALEIMSLPLYLLSGLARRRRLLSQEAALKYFLLGALSSAFFLFGIALVFAYAGSFQLAVIDASIGQSSLSEGVLISGVLMMLVGLLFKVGIVPFHSWVPDVYTGAPTPVTAFMAVCTKIAAVGGLMRVLYVALGAERWNWQPVVAVMAILTMLVGAVVGLAQTDIKRLLAYSSITHAGYILVAVAGAAQAVNGINGLTSVSATSFYLLTYGVATIPAFAMVTMVRDNGAEVTQLSGWAGLGRKNPVFATVMAVFMLSFAGIPLTAGFMGKWAVFASAFEGGWGWLSLVGVLLSLVAAVYYLRVIAVMFFREPVEGPEVIDTSAATLVVVVLGLVATVVLGIVPGPAMGFFHNASEFLRLGMM encoded by the coding sequence ATGAACACCAGCATGGACTACGCGGGGCTGCTGACCGCGATCCTTCCCGTCGTGATCGTCTTCGCCGGCGCCTCGTTGAGCCTGCTGGCGGAGGCCGTCCTGCCGCGGCGCGCCCGGTGGGGGACCCAGCTGGGCTTGTCCTTGGTCGTCCTGGCCGCGGCGTTCGCCTCCTCGATCGCGATGTACGGCTCCTCGTCGCTGGCCCAGGACCAGACCGCGATGGTGATGGTCGACCGACCCGCGCTCGGGCTGTGGATGCTGCTGACGGTCTTCGGCCTGCTGTCGATTCTGCTGTTCGCCGAGCGTGAGGTGTACGGCGGGGTCAGCGCCTTCACCCCGTCCGGCGCGGCCATCCCCGGCTCGCTCGACGAGAAGGCGGCCGGCGAGGCCCGCCACGAACACAGCGAGGTCTTCACCCTGCTGCTGTTCTCGGTGACCGGCATGATGCTCTTCCTCGCCGCCGACGACCTGATGATGATGTTCGTCGCGCTCGAGATCATGTCTCTGCCGCTCTACCTGCTCTCCGGGCTGGCCCGTCGCCGCCGGCTGCTCAGCCAGGAGGCGGCGCTGAAGTACTTCCTGCTCGGCGCGCTGTCCTCGGCGTTCTTCCTCTTCGGCATCGCCCTGGTCTTCGCGTACGCCGGCTCGTTCCAGCTGGCCGTGATCGACGCGTCGATCGGCCAGAGCTCGCTGTCCGAGGGCGTGCTGATCTCCGGTGTGCTGATGATGCTCGTCGGGCTGCTGTTCAAGGTCGGCATCGTGCCGTTCCACAGCTGGGTCCCGGACGTCTACACCGGCGCCCCCACCCCGGTCACCGCGTTCATGGCGGTCTGCACCAAGATCGCCGCCGTCGGCGGTCTGATGCGGGTGCTCTACGTGGCCCTCGGCGCGGAGCGCTGGAACTGGCAGCCGGTCGTCGCGGTGATGGCGATCCTCACCATGCTGGTCGGTGCCGTCGTCGGTCTGGCGCAGACCGACATCAAGCGGCTGCTCGCGTACTCCTCGATCACCCACGCCGGCTACATCCTGGTCGCCGTCGCCGGTGCCGCCCAGGCGGTCAACGGCATCAACGGCCTGACCTCGGTGTCGGCCACCTCGTTCTACCTGCTGACGTACGGTGTGGCGACCATCCCCGCCTTCGCGATGGTGACCATGGTGCGCGACAACGGCGCCGAGGTGACCCAGCTGTCCGGCTGGGCCGGCCTCGGCCGGAAGAACCCGGTGTTCGCCACGGTGATGGCGGTGTTCATGCTGAGCTTTGCCGGCATCCCGCTGACCGCCGGCTTCATGGGCAAGTGGGCCGTCTTCGCGTCCGCGTTCGAGGGCGGCTGGGGTTGGCTGTCCCTGGTCGGTGTGCTGCTCAGCCTGGTGGCGGCGGTCTACTACCTGCGGGTGATCGCGGTGATGTTCTTCCGCGAGCCGGTCGAGGGGCCTGAGGTCATCGACACCTCGGCGGCGACGCTGGTCGTGGTGGTGCTCGGTCTGGTCGCCACCGTGGTGCTGGGCATCGTTCCCGGCCCGGCGATGGGCTTCTTCCACAATGCGAGTGAGTTCCTCCGTCTGGGTATGATGTGA
- a CDS encoding NADH-quinone oxidoreductase subunit M, with protein MTTFPWLTVLAVLPLIGALALVFIKGALARTVGLAFSLVTLVISIGVAIGFDPGSGMQFVEQQSWIPAIGASYSLGVDGMGLLMVLLTTILVPVVLIAVWDDPDANDGRWTSQTFFALALLLEGLSLYVFMATDVLLFYLFFEATLIPMYFLIGGFGGKKRNSAAMKFLLFSLAGGLVMLVAVIGIYAVTAGLGQPTYALQSLQPAAAAGLFDTPVGKWLFAGFFIAFAIKAPMVPVHTWLADAAEASHPGSATLMVSVLDKIGTFGMLRFCLGLFPEASVWATPFVLVLALISIVYGAVAAIGQRHLMRFVAFTSVSHFGFMVMGIFAMTTSGIAGSIFYMFNHGLSTAALFLVVGFMVKRRGSADIAAFGGVQKVAPVMAGFLLLSGLSALALPGLSSFVSEFMVLAGTFSRTPWIAALAASALLLSAIYVMAVYQRTMTGPVTDQVTRTVHADLTLRERVAVVPLLAIILVLGFFPRPALQLAEPQGAQTVAAMQSVGVSEPQPQIPEGKN; from the coding sequence ATGACGACGTTCCCCTGGCTCACCGTGCTCGCGGTGCTGCCGCTGATCGGTGCGCTCGCACTGGTCTTCATCAAGGGCGCGCTGGCCCGTACGGTCGGGCTCGCCTTCTCGCTGGTGACACTGGTCATCTCGATCGGAGTGGCGATCGGCTTCGATCCCGGCTCCGGCATGCAGTTCGTCGAACAGCAGTCCTGGATCCCGGCGATCGGCGCCTCCTACTCCCTGGGCGTCGACGGCATGGGTCTGCTGATGGTCCTGCTGACGACCATCCTGGTGCCGGTGGTGCTGATCGCTGTCTGGGACGATCCCGATGCCAACGACGGCCGCTGGACCTCGCAGACGTTCTTCGCCCTGGCCCTGCTGTTGGAGGGCCTGTCGCTGTATGTCTTCATGGCCACCGACGTGCTGCTCTTCTACCTCTTCTTCGAGGCCACGCTGATCCCGATGTACTTCCTGATCGGGGGATTCGGCGGAAAGAAGCGCAACTCCGCGGCGATGAAGTTCCTGCTGTTCTCGCTGGCCGGCGGTCTGGTGATGCTGGTCGCGGTGATCGGCATCTATGCGGTCACGGCGGGCCTCGGCCAGCCGACGTACGCCCTGCAGTCGCTGCAGCCGGCCGCCGCGGCGGGTCTGTTCGACACCCCGGTCGGCAAGTGGCTGTTCGCCGGATTCTTCATCGCCTTCGCGATCAAGGCGCCGATGGTCCCCGTACACACCTGGTTGGCCGACGCCGCCGAGGCCTCGCATCCCGGCAGCGCCACGCTGATGGTGTCCGTGCTCGACAAGATCGGCACCTTCGGCATGCTGCGGTTCTGCCTCGGCCTGTTCCCCGAGGCCAGCGTGTGGGCGACCCCGTTCGTCCTGGTGCTGGCGCTGATCTCGATCGTCTATGGTGCGGTCGCGGCGATCGGGCAGCGGCACCTGATGCGGTTCGTCGCCTTCACCTCGGTGAGCCACTTCGGCTTCATGGTGATGGGCATCTTCGCGATGACCACCTCCGGTATCGCCGGGTCGATCTTCTACATGTTCAACCACGGTCTGTCGACCGCAGCACTGTTCCTGGTCGTCGGCTTCATGGTCAAGCGTCGCGGATCGGCCGACATCGCCGCCTTCGGTGGGGTGCAGAAGGTCGCCCCGGTGATGGCCGGATTCCTGCTGCTCTCCGGTCTGTCCGCCCTGGCCCTGCCCGGTCTGTCGAGCTTCGTCTCGGAGTTCATGGTGCTCGCCGGCACCTTCAGCCGGACGCCGTGGATCGCCGCGCTGGCCGCCTCCGCCCTGCTGTTGTCCGCGATCTACGTGATGGCGGTCTACCAGCGCACGATGACCGGCCCGGTGACCGACCAGGTGACCCGTACGGTCCACGCCGACCTCACCCTGCGCGAGCGGGTGGCCGTCGTCCCGCTGCTCGCGATCATCCTCGTGCTCGGCTTCTTCCCGCGTCCTGCCCTGCAGCTGGCTGAGCCCCAGGGGGCCCAGACGGTCGCGGCCATGCAGTCCGTCGGGGTGTCCGAACCCCAGCCGCAGATCCCGGAGGGCAAGAACTGA
- the nuoL gene encoding NADH-quinone oxidoreductase subunit L has protein sequence MIPLELIASVPAEGAFTWAWTMLAAPALGALLLLVLGRLTDRWGHYLATLMPIWSFAIASTLFVGLLTRPAGERVVSAPLYEWFNAGPWTASFGLRIDPLSILFALLITGVGSLIHIYSIGYMAHDPNRRRFFAYLNLFITAMLILVLADNYLLLFMGWEGVGLSSYLLIGFWQERPSAAKAATKAFVMNRVGDVGMSIALILMIALFGSTSFDAVNAGAPQMTTPVATLLGILLLVGACAKSAQVPLQAWLLDAMEGPTPVSALIHAATMVTAGVYLVVRSGSIYAMSEVASTVVVIVGTVTLLAGAWIGSAKDDIKKVLAGSTMSQIGYMMLAAGIGPAGYVFAIFHLLTHGFFKANMFLGAGSIMHGMNDDVDMRHYGGLARAMRITFVTFAMGYLAIIGFPFFAGFYSKDHIIEAAFEHNIIIGILALLGAGVTGFYMTRLMMMTFFGEKRWRDDQHPHESPAVMWVPLVILAAMSVVGGFAFNNWIGRFLAPAVNGVEEVPGLFHFSPIALITVLVVAAGVALGWWLYRGDIPDKAPQNVSVVTRIGRNDLYGDTINAAAFTNTGNGVVTAVVAVDDHVIDAVANGTGTAFGGVGQLFKRLQTGYVRSYALTMVAGSVLIAVVLILGRLA, from the coding sequence ATGATTCCGCTTGAACTGATCGCCTCGGTGCCCGCCGAGGGAGCGTTCACCTGGGCATGGACGATGCTCGCCGCCCCGGCGCTCGGCGCCCTGCTGCTCCTCGTACTCGGCCGGTTGACCGACCGCTGGGGCCACTACCTGGCCACCCTGATGCCGATCTGGTCGTTCGCGATCGCCTCGACGCTGTTCGTCGGACTGCTCACCCGCCCGGCGGGGGAGCGGGTGGTCAGCGCGCCGCTCTACGAGTGGTTCAACGCGGGCCCCTGGACCGCGAGCTTCGGGCTGCGGATCGACCCGCTGTCGATCCTGTTCGCCCTGCTGATCACCGGGGTCGGCTCGCTGATCCACATCTACTCGATCGGCTACATGGCGCACGACCCCAACCGGCGCCGCTTCTTCGCCTACCTGAACCTCTTCATCACCGCGATGCTGATCCTGGTGCTCGCGGACAACTACCTGCTGCTGTTCATGGGCTGGGAGGGCGTCGGTCTGTCGTCCTACCTGCTGATCGGCTTCTGGCAGGAGCGGCCGAGCGCCGCGAAGGCGGCCACCAAGGCATTCGTGATGAACCGTGTCGGCGACGTCGGGATGTCCATCGCGCTGATCCTGATGATCGCCCTGTTCGGCTCGACCTCGTTCGACGCGGTCAACGCCGGGGCGCCGCAGATGACCACTCCGGTCGCCACGCTGCTGGGCATCCTGCTGCTGGTCGGTGCGTGCGCCAAGTCGGCCCAGGTGCCGCTGCAGGCCTGGCTGCTCGACGCGATGGAGGGCCCGACCCCGGTCTCCGCGCTGATCCACGCCGCGACGATGGTCACCGCGGGTGTCTACCTGGTGGTCCGCTCCGGCTCGATCTACGCGATGTCCGAGGTGGCCTCCACCGTGGTGGTCATCGTCGGCACCGTCACGCTGCTCGCCGGTGCGTGGATCGGTTCGGCGAAGGACGACATCAAGAAGGTGCTGGCCGGCTCGACGATGTCGCAGATCGGCTACATGATGCTCGCCGCCGGCATCGGCCCGGCCGGGTACGTCTTCGCGATCTTCCACCTGCTGACCCACGGCTTCTTCAAGGCCAACATGTTCCTCGGGGCCGGTTCGATCATGCACGGCATGAACGACGACGTCGACATGCGCCACTACGGCGGCCTGGCCCGCGCCATGCGGATCACCTTCGTGACCTTCGCGATGGGTTACCTGGCGATCATCGGCTTCCCGTTCTTCGCCGGCTTCTACTCGAAGGACCACATCATCGAGGCGGCCTTCGAACACAACATCATCATCGGCATCCTGGCGCTGCTCGGCGCGGGTGTCACCGGCTTCTACATGACCCGACTGATGATGATGACCTTCTTCGGCGAGAAGCGCTGGCGTGACGACCAGCACCCGCACGAGTCCCCGGCGGTGATGTGGGTGCCGCTGGTGATCCTCGCGGCGATGTCGGTGGTCGGCGGCTTCGCATTCAACAACTGGATCGGCCGCTTCCTTGCCCCGGCGGTCAACGGGGTGGAAGAGGTCCCCGGGCTGTTCCACTTCAGCCCGATCGCCCTCATCACGGTGCTGGTGGTGGCCGCGGGCGTCGCCCTCGGCTGGTGGCTGTACCGCGGTGACATTCCCGACAAGGCGCCGCAGAACGTGTCGGTGGTCACTCGAATCGGTCGCAACGACCTCTACGGCGACACCATCAACGCCGCGGCGTTCACCAACACCGGCAACGGCGTGGTGACGGCTGTCGTGGCCGTCGACGACCACGTGATCGACGCGGTCGCCAACGGGACGGGGACCGCCTTCGGCGGTGTCGGCCAGCTCTTCAAGCGGCTCCAGACCGGCTATGTCCGTTCGTACGCGCTGACGATGGTGGCGGGTTCCGTCCTCATCGCCGTCGTGCTGATCCTGGGCCGGCTGGCCTGA